The Brassica oleracea var. oleracea cultivar TO1000 chromosome C7, BOL, whole genome shotgun sequence sequence ACAAGCAAGAAGGTTTACATATTCTTGTTTTCTTCTCTAAATATGCATTAAACAGTCTTAGATCGTTCATATGTGTTTTAATATGCTCCAGATATTTGTTTCAGCTTCTTTTTTCTACTAATTTAAGCCTTTATGTGCATTGTTTCCGAACAAGAACCTGATAAAATGGCTGATTAGATCCACGAGGCAGCTTTTCAACTTCTGCAGCTTCCATCCAGGAGCTTGATTCACAGCAAACTGGATCCATCCCGCAAACTACAGCCCTGTAACCTGCAACAGATGAAAAATATCATGTAAGTTCTCCAAGATGAATGTAAAACCAAAGCGAAAGAAGCACTAATACAAATGACAATGTTACCAAAAGCTTTGTGTTTCAGTTTCTGTCCCAGACGAAACACATACTCTGCATTCTCAAAAGCCAAGGCTTTGGCAGATACAGCTAATGACTCTGCCTCAAGCTTTGAGATCTCATCTCTCAACTTAGCTGCCAAACCATAATCCTCACCGTCAATAGCATTCTGGAGATCTGCACTGTAATCATAGCAAATAAACAATAAAAGATGGTACACTCCAATGTTTACACTTGCAAACAAAGAGAGAATATAACAACTCACCGTAGCCTTATAATGCTAATACCCTTGTCTTGTGCTTCACTTTTTGATGATGATCCTCTTTTCAATTCCTGCAGTCTTATCGCCTCCTCTTCAACCTACCAACCACACACCGTTATCAACTGTTGTGTTCAAAACTTTGACAAAACTAGTCTCACTGAAAGATTCAAAACATGTAATTTTATAACTACCTCAGTTAGCTTTTCTCTGAGTTGTTGCGCTATGTCGTACTGCTCCATATTCAAAGCACACTGTAACACCAAAACTCAGATCATTTCAATGTTGTTAACACCACAAAAGCTCGTAAGCAATAATAATATTGCTGTTACCTGCACACGAGTGGCCAAGTCAAGCTGAAAGAAGAAGATCAAAATATCTTCATTGGCGCTCTCGCTACGCTCAGAGTTTGGGTCTAGACCTTGGTCACCTCCTTGAAACGGCCATCTAGCTTCAACCCTCATCATGTTTCTTTGTTTTACTGACTTCCAATGGCTTCTTAGAGATGATGATCTACTAAAGAACTGACACGACACACATCGATCACCAATCAGTCCTGGAGATTTCACAAACTTAACACGGTTCCTCCATGAGCTGTAATCTTGTACACTTCCACAGATTGTTAACGTGCTTAGAGACTGACTTTGCACCATTTTCTTTTATCAGGACCGTAGTCACACTTTCCAAACCTGATAATCGTTACTACAAAACCCAACAAGAATCAGACAGAGCAAATTCGGATGCGATTCGAAATGAAAGGTACGAATAACAGACAAAACGAACGTTTGTAAACTGAAAAAAATTGAGAAACTTACAAATGGTTAGTGAAGTTGTATAGATTCCGGCAACACACGCCGATCAACTAAGAAACTTGCCGGCACGGAGGAGAGTTTTCGTCCTCACAGATATATTTATCCTTTCTCAACTTTTGTTAGGACTTTAGCTCCAGATGCCCCTCCCTCTCCGTTACAAATGCTGATTTTCCTGTAATAAAAAATAATATATATATATATATATATATTTCTTTTTTAAATATAAAATCGGATAAAACATGGTTAAAGACGTTAGAGACCTTAATGAAACTAACTTATTACCAACCCGACCTGCTCTACCCGACTCAACCAAACTAAATCGGGTCGAACCCGATTCCTAATCTCTAAACGAAGCGTTTCGTCTCTCTCCACCTAAATCCCGTTCAGATGTCCCCTGTCTCTCTCCGGCTCCTCTCTCTTGCGATTACGAAACGGAACCCTAGCCTCCGTGCGTCGTGGCCTTCTTCGTCGTCCTCCTCCGTCTAAATCGAGAATCCATCAATCTCTCCCTCTTATTTCTCGGGTCTCAACTCTCTATTTGTAATCGTTTGCAAGTTAAACCCGAAATCCTAGAGTCGAGAACCGCTTCGTTTCTTCTTCCTTCTCTGTCAAATCTAGTCTCCATCTTCGTTCCTTTTCGTAAGTGAGTAGTTTCCTTTGAGTATTACATTGTTGAGATGTCTTAATTGATTTTTGTTAAGCGGTTTGCATTTGGAGTAATTGACGGTGACTTGTTGTGTTTGTAACTTCTTGTACAGGAAATGAAGGACCGAAAAAAAAGAATCCATCTACTACGTCTGTTGGAGTCTCCAGTAGAACTATAGCTAGAAAGGCGGTCTCAGATGGGAATGAGCCGGCAAGAGAAACGACTGTAGTTTCGCTCTCTGTTGATTCTGAAAGTAAAGACATGTCTGCTGTATCATCTAAGGTAGTTTTTGCACTCATTTTAATCATTGTCAGTGAGAAAGTATACTAGTTTTAGTAGTAACGAATTGACTAATACATATATATTATGATTGCAGGCAAGACAACCACCGCAACCCCTTAAATTATACTTCAAGAGCATAGAGTTCACGAAGACTTGCAAGATTCAAACCAAGTGCTTTGTGAAGAATACAGTGGACGTGATTAAGAAGCTTAAGGAGGAGGTTAAATGGTTCACAAGTCATCCTCAATTTCGTCACTTCTTCCACATGCCTGATGAACAATACCTGAAGCTCCAAGGAATGTGGATGTTACTCTTGCGCACCATTTCGACTGAAGAAGAAGATGTTGCATGGTTTGGGGTGAATGGTGTGCCCATCCGCTATTCTATGAGGGAGCATGCCCTCATCTCGGGCTTAGACTGCCATGAGTATCCGAGGAAATATTTGAAGCTCGGGAGTACTAAGTTTGTGGATTATTACTTCGGTGGACTAAAGAAGATCACCATAACAGATGTGGAGCAGAAGTTGTTGTCTATGAAGACGCCATGCAATGATAGACTGAAGATGGCTGTCTTGTTCTTCCTTGGTCGGGTTATCAGAGNNNNNNNNNNNNNNNNNNNNNNNNNNNNNNNNNNNNNNNNNNNNNNNNNNNNNNNNNNNNNNNNNNNNNNNNNNNNNNNNNNNNNNNNNNNNNNNNNNNNNNNNNNNNNNNNNNNNNNNNNNNNNNNNNNNNNNNNNNNNNNNNNNNNNNNNNNNNNNNNNNNNNNNNNNNNNNNNNNNNNNNNNNNNNNNNNNNNNNNNNNNNNNNNNNNNNNNNNNNNNNNNNNNNNNNNNNNNNNNNNNNNNNNNNNNNNNNNNNNNNNNNNNNNNNNNNNNNNNNNNNNNNNNNNNNNNNNNNNNNNNNNNNNNNNNNNNNNNNNNNNNNNNNNNNNNNNNNNNNNNNNNNNNNNNNNNNNNNNNNNNNNNNNNNTTTACAAAGAGTAGCATGAAGGGCTATCCTTTGGAAGATATATATGCTGCACTTGGACACACAAAGGTATATGTATATATACTTTGTAGTAGAAACTAGAAGAATATAATAAAATTTAAACTGATTTTCCTTTTCCGTTTTTTTTTCCAGGTTATTAACAGTGTGTTGGTGCCAACTGTGGGTGAGGAAATCATGCTGGCTCGTATAATTGATGAGGAGCGAGAGTATCATTGTGAGGGAAGCACAAGTGATACTTGGAACCACTGGCTAAATGTGAAGCAGAAGAATATATTTTGGAAAGAGCTATACGACTTAGATGTTGCTGCACGAGTGTTTAAAAAAAAGAAGGACAAAGAAAAGGTGACGTTTTTAGAAGATTCGTCTTCTAAATCTGGGTTGGAGAGCTTGAAAGCTCTGGAAGAAAGGATTTTGGGGGCCATGAGTGAAGGGTTTTCTGGTCTTAAATTAGTGGTGGAGACAAAGCTGGGTGATATGGATGTGAAGATGAGTAAATTTGAAAAGAACCAGCGACAACTTAGAAGAAGGGCTAAGAAAATAGAAGAAAAGCTGACTTCTATTGAGAGCAAGAAAAATGAGGAGAGGAACTATGGTGAAGATATGGATTTTGGACAGTGGGATGATAAAGATTATGGTAGAGCTGAAGGGAAGGAAAACAGTAGAAGACTAAGGAAAACAAGGAAAACAATGAGTCTTGCGAGAAAAAGGATGTGGTCTCGGGTGGGGAAAACAGTAAGGATGGTGAGAAAGACAAGGGAAATGTGGAAGATGATATGGAACAAGATGACGAAGAGGAAAAGCAAGTTGTGGAGAAAGGGACTGGAAGCAGTGAAGAAGAGAATGAGAACAAGGCTGATAAAACAGAGCTGGGAACTAGGGAAGAAGATGAGGTATCTGAAGAAGATTACGATACTGAGGAAGAGGCTGAGAAGAGGAGAGTAGAGGCGGATGCGTTATGGAGGAGTATTCTTTCTGAAGAGGCTGAGTATCTAGAGAAAGAGGCTGAGAAAGTTGCCAAGGGAACTCCTACACCACCACGTGGTAGACCGAAGAGATTGGCCGCGAGAAAAATAATACTTACACCACCAGAGGAGTTTTTAAGAGGACCAGCGGTAACTGATCCATCACCTATCGAGACTGAAAAAGGGGCTGAGGAGATGGCCGTTGAAGCTGAAGAAAGTGACGAGGAGAGTCCCACCGAGAAAAATGCTGAAGAAATGGTGGAGGAAGAAGAAGCTGTGGAGGAGAGTCCCACCGAGAAAAATGCTGAAGAAATGGTGGAAGAAGAAAAAGCAATAGAGGAGGAAAATGTTGAAAAAATGGTGGAGAAAGAAGTTGTGGAAGAAGAAGCTATGGAAGAAGAAGCTGTGGAAGCAGAGGAAGTTGAGGAAGAGGCAGATAAAGTGGTTGAGAAAGAGGCTGAGACAGTTGTTGAGGAAGAGGATGAAAAATACACTGATGAAGAAAAGCAATTGTGGGCCTTGGTCATTTACAAG is a genomic window containing:
- the LOC106304225 gene encoding uncharacterized protein LOC106304225, whose translation is MVQSQSLSTLTICGSVQDYSSWRNRVKFVKSPGLIGDRCVSCQFFSRSSSLRSHWKSVKQRNMMRVEARWPFQGGDQGLDPNSERSESANEDILIFFFQLDLATRVQCALNMEQYDIAQQLREKLTEVEEEAIRLQELKRGSSSKSEAQDKGISIIRLRADLQNAIDGEDYGLAAKLRDEISKLEAESLAVSAKALAFENAEYVFRLGQKLKHKAFGYRAVVCGMDPVCCESSSWMEAAEVEKLPRGSNQPFYQVLVDVRTHPDLLVAYVPEDNLLAPEKPDKERFDHPYISFLFYGADTAGDFIPIQQLREKYNKPRHEVPFDSQDED
- the LOC106303088 gene encoding golgin subfamily A member 6-like protein 22; translated protein: MKGYPLEDIYAALGHTKVINSVLVPTVGEEIMLARIIDEEREYHCEGSTSDTWNHWLNVKQKNIFWKELYDLDVAARVFKKKKDKEKVTFLEDSSSKSGLESLKALEERILGAMSEGFSGLKLVVETKLGDMDVKMSKFEKNQRQLRRRAKKIEEKLTSIESKKNEERNYGEDMDFGHKDGEKDKGNVEDDMEQDDEEEKQVVEKGTGSSEEENENKADKTELGTREEDEVSEEDYDTEEEAEKRRVEADALWRSILSEEAEYLEKEAEKVAKGTPTPPRGRPKRLAARKIILTPPEEFLRGPAVTDPSPIETEKGAEEMAVEAEESDEESPTEKNAEEMVEEEEAVEESPTEKNAEEMVEEEKAIEEENVEKMVEKEVVEEEAMEEEAVEAEEVEEEADKVVEKEAETVVEEEDEKYTDEEKQLWALVIYKASEEMADETNEVRRDGTSEVRTGFKLRCKQKIIMYGKPRKVTAKKRHIPSNESAPVIARTLREKRKPQWLQSPYTQVKTEDIDGPKKKRKTKAKEASGNYLCI